A portion of the Paenibacillus marchantiae genome contains these proteins:
- a CDS encoding helix-turn-helix domain-containing protein, with protein sequence MTEQLSFISETSSLPLLSSMCRVRRGEHFRVQGKTVSRPMLCLILQGDGVLVLNDTVYTAEANQLYVLKPGTTIEAAARSAVTEFIILSMDTVCLQQVRGQWKMSCSSGFPLDWETGRLMVRHDQQARARVEQLYEAYRGVHPDHFISIHSQLHELLQYLSENRLEENYEKVDPALERSIMYMKRFMSEGISMDQLAKIAGLTPSSYSRSFKKAKGMSPTDYLNRLRIDEAKKQLKQETCVIKDVAVSVGYGNEYYFSRKFKQTLGIAPSLYMKKDQIRVATASRMGLHENLSSLGLSPVAAMDGFHDRELDEVEQQQRLSTQLEKLRQAKPDLIIGDFYHQPFYDKLKSIAPTVIMDQAHEWKENHVRLAELVGREQQALQNFKQLELRNLDIGLRLKHHFGQERIMLMQVTNQSIRLQENIEHPLNRLIYGELGLNPAQIIYTDLMTDEYAADSIPMLDTDHLFMNRVSNTPASEKLLRRMKQTTAWNRSPAVLKGNVHDISDWTVLSWTPSGRHQIMDELEQIVQQLVTLSRVGLIGQL encoded by the coding sequence ATGACTGAACAGCTTTCCTTCATTTCTGAAACCTCATCTCTACCGCTCCTCTCTTCCATGTGCCGTGTACGGCGCGGGGAGCATTTCCGTGTGCAAGGCAAGACGGTGTCCCGGCCCATGCTCTGTCTTATTTTACAAGGAGACGGTGTTCTGGTCTTGAACGATACAGTCTATACCGCCGAAGCCAATCAACTGTATGTTCTGAAGCCAGGAACAACGATTGAGGCGGCTGCACGCTCGGCTGTTACGGAGTTTATAATACTTAGCATGGATACGGTATGTTTGCAGCAAGTGCGTGGCCAATGGAAAATGTCCTGCTCCTCTGGTTTCCCGCTGGATTGGGAGACAGGCAGACTGATGGTTCGTCATGACCAACAAGCCAGAGCGCGAGTTGAACAATTGTATGAAGCCTATCGCGGCGTTCACCCCGATCACTTTATCAGTATACATAGCCAGCTGCACGAGCTTTTGCAGTATCTCTCGGAGAACCGGCTTGAAGAAAATTATGAGAAGGTCGATCCGGCGCTTGAACGCAGCATTATGTATATGAAAAGGTTCATGAGTGAAGGTATCAGCATGGATCAACTGGCCAAAATTGCCGGATTGACGCCAAGCTCCTATTCTCGCAGTTTCAAGAAAGCCAAGGGCATGTCACCTACCGATTATCTGAATCGCTTACGGATTGACGAGGCCAAAAAACAGCTCAAGCAGGAAACATGTGTAATCAAAGACGTCGCCGTATCTGTTGGCTATGGCAATGAATATTATTTTAGCCGCAAATTCAAACAAACCTTGGGGATCGCACCCAGCCTATATATGAAAAAAGACCAAATTCGCGTGGCTACCGCGTCCAGAATGGGACTTCATGAGAACCTCTCTTCGCTCGGATTGTCTCCCGTAGCTGCAATGGACGGATTCCATGATCGGGAGCTTGATGAAGTCGAGCAGCAGCAGCGGCTATCCACACAATTGGAGAAATTACGTCAGGCCAAGCCGGACCTGATTATCGGCGACTTTTATCATCAACCCTTTTACGATAAGCTCAAAAGTATTGCACCTACGGTTATCATGGATCAGGCCCATGAATGGAAAGAAAATCATGTACGCTTGGCTGAACTGGTCGGACGGGAGCAGCAGGCCTTACAGAATTTCAAACAGCTTGAGCTTCGCAACCTTGATATCGGACTCCGTTTGAAGCATCATTTCGGGCAAGAACGTATTATGCTTATGCAGGTTACGAATCAGTCTATCCGGCTCCAGGAAAATATCGAGCATCCATTAAATCGCCTTATCTACGGTGAACTTGGACTGAACCCTGCACAGATCATATATACAGACTTAATGACAGATGAGTATGCGGCAGATAGCATCCCCATGCTGGATACGGATCATCTGTTCATGAACCGTGTCTCCAATACTCCTGCCAGTGAGAAACTGCTTCGGCGTATGAAACAAACTACAGCCTGGAATCGATCTCCAGCCGTGTTGAAAGGTAACGTACATGATATATCCGATTGGACTGTACTATCCTGGACCCCCAGCGGACGCCATCAGATCATGGACGAACTGGAACAGATCGTTCAGCAGCTTGTGACCTTATCACGTGTGGGATTAATCGGCCAATTGTAA
- a CDS encoding GbsR/MarR family transcriptional regulator: MSLDHLQEEQQATVLRIRKRVIEAIGRNMDLYGVTLSTGHLYGLLFFADKPMTLDDMGREMEMSKTSMSTGVRTLLDLKMVNKVWSKGSRKDLYEVEYDWHQTFTDYFVIKWRKAVESNLQVLRKSVDELNRLIADLDEQADAELLHILKEDKHKVLQAEAYYKWLDRLIDTMEDEEIYKLVPKEEIKEH; encoded by the coding sequence ATGAGCTTGGACCATTTACAAGAGGAACAGCAGGCAACCGTTCTTAGGATCCGTAAACGCGTCATTGAAGCCATTGGGCGTAATATGGATCTCTACGGCGTTACGCTGTCCACGGGACACTTATATGGATTGCTTTTTTTTGCAGACAAACCTATGACCCTTGACGATATGGGCCGGGAAATGGAAATGAGCAAAACGAGCATGAGTACCGGCGTACGTACACTGCTGGATCTAAAAATGGTGAATAAAGTATGGAGCAAAGGCTCCCGGAAAGACCTATATGAAGTGGAGTATGACTGGCATCAGACGTTTACGGATTATTTTGTGATTAAATGGAGAAAAGCCGTGGAGAGTAACCTTCAGGTACTGCGCAAATCCGTTGATGAACTGAATCGTTTGATTGCTGATCTGGATGAACAAGCAGATGCTGAACTTCTTCACATTCTTAAGGAAGACAAGCATAAGGTGCTTCAAGCAGAGGCCTACTACAAATGGCTGGATCGCTTGATTGATACCATGGAAGATGAAGAAATATACAAACTGGTTCCGAAGGAAGAGATCAAGGAACATTAA
- a CDS encoding DUF5050 domain-containing protein, whose protein sequence is MNKWSTRMHRTVCTLLLFTLITAAVLGGGANANAASLSQTTVYYESDGVLYKVSGDGSGTTEVLLDFEGDGLSAAGTYLYYTRSESSTTLLRVPNDGSSDSAETYATDVLSYFTDNGFIYYMDSKGTIYRGNGNSEASAATKIADKADTDFPLLAVTKGRVYYNGLVNGNPWIVSKASNGSGAVQRIAAGAVESRYFMNVAKNELQLMVNTDPYEQYYSTNAIIMYKVNYNTGKGTAVNPKAKLDVNAVYAGGWGNNLYVYNKGIKLDSNKDYDYSTGKAFALTTSGKTLQIHSKSIREVNPLGTDKVVVVDADKKAYAKTIAGNKVSKSANLNLNSVTFVTAQLTNGTPTIAYLSGTNGLYSVSTALKVTKLAGEEWSTFQLHDDVPGMFYINANDLYRLYHVQANGTGKKVLSDVFLDDILLVVPN, encoded by the coding sequence ATGAACAAATGGTCTACACGTATGCATCGCACGGTTTGCACCTTGCTGCTGTTCACACTGATCACGGCAGCAGTGCTTGGAGGCGGAGCCAATGCTAATGCAGCTTCCCTCAGCCAAACTACGGTATATTATGAGTCCGATGGTGTATTGTACAAAGTATCCGGTGACGGAAGCGGAACTACAGAGGTATTGCTTGATTTTGAAGGAGATGGTCTGTCTGCGGCTGGAACCTATCTCTATTACACTCGTTCCGAGTCTTCCACAACGCTGCTTCGCGTTCCCAATGACGGTTCTAGTGATTCCGCTGAAACGTATGCGACAGATGTATTGAGCTACTTTACGGATAACGGGTTCATCTATTATATGGATTCCAAAGGAACGATCTATCGTGGAAATGGCAATAGCGAAGCTTCCGCTGCCACCAAAATTGCAGACAAAGCAGATACAGATTTCCCGCTGCTCGCCGTAACGAAAGGCCGTGTATATTATAACGGGCTCGTTAATGGAAACCCATGGATCGTTTCTAAGGCATCCAATGGAAGCGGAGCAGTGCAACGAATTGCTGCTGGTGCAGTAGAGAGTCGTTATTTTATGAACGTGGCCAAAAACGAACTGCAATTGATGGTGAACACTGACCCATACGAGCAGTACTACTCTACCAACGCCATTATCATGTACAAGGTAAACTACAATACAGGCAAAGGTACAGCAGTTAATCCCAAAGCAAAGCTGGATGTGAACGCTGTTTACGCTGGCGGCTGGGGCAACAATCTGTATGTGTACAACAAAGGCATCAAGCTGGATAGCAACAAGGATTATGATTATTCAACAGGCAAAGCCTTTGCATTAACCACTTCTGGCAAAACACTTCAGATTCATAGTAAGAGCATCCGGGAGGTCAATCCACTGGGTACGGATAAGGTTGTCGTTGTGGATGCAGACAAAAAGGCGTATGCCAAAACCATCGCCGGGAACAAGGTATCCAAATCTGCCAACCTGAATTTGAACAGTGTCACTTTCGTAACTGCTCAGTTGACCAACGGAACACCAACTATTGCATATCTATCCGGTACAAATGGTCTTTATTCCGTGAGCACAGCTCTCAAAGTAACCAAGCTTGCTGGAGAGGAATGGTCAACGTTCCAGCTTCATGACGATGTTCCGGGCATGTTCTACATCAACGCAAATGATCTCTATCGGCTGTATCATGTGCAAGCCAATGGCACAGGCAAAAAGGTGCTAAGCGACGTCTTCCTGGATGATATCCTGTTGGTCGTGCCAAACTAA